A region of Haliotis asinina isolate JCU_RB_2024 chromosome 9, JCU_Hal_asi_v2, whole genome shotgun sequence DNA encodes the following proteins:
- the LOC137296700 gene encoding melatonin receptor type 1B-B-like encodes MDNTTRLIFGRHEFLTVQPEIAIPILFILGLATAAGVLGNGLILVAVATRKSLQNVESIFIVNLACSDLYVTAIADPMSIIAKLEGPDFFDRIPGLCRVIGSLCTMSCVASLMTIAAMSCNRYVFIVHPIHYKSIFNTRNCVIYCVLFYCLGTCLVLLNFADIGDHSFDHKSLECIWERMATYPYTVIFSVVMVWIPISVTGLSYMCMYRHVRAVRLRVHNVRAIHPGPTETTTNLKPSYKLAKTIFIIYLVFSVCWIPYALLIVLDSRDSFQHELHVCIVVFAHLHPSINWLVYYVTNRKFHNAFIDILGLNKCTSVQHQPTLSTSRQIPQGSGDNRRMNIAVIGSRNLTPK; translated from the exons ATGGACAATACAACTCGGTTGATATTTGGACGCCACGAATTTTTAACCGTCCAACCAGAAATTGCGATTCCGATTTTGTTTATACTTGGACTTGCAACAGCTGCAGGAGTCTTGGGAAATGGTCTGATTCTGGTGGCCGTGGCAACGAGGAAGTCTCTTCAGAACGTGGAGTCTATCTTCATCGTCAACCTCGCCTGCTCCGACCTGTACGTGACGGCGATAGCGGACCCAATGAGTATCATAG CCAAACTGGAGGGCCCCGACTTCTTCGACCGTATCCCGGGACTCTGTCGTGTCATTGGCTCGTTGTGCACGATGTCGTGTGTGGCGTCTCTCATGACCATCGCCGCCATGAGCTGCAACAGATACGTCTTTATCGTCCATCCCATTCACTACAAATCCATCTTCAATACCCGCAACTGCGTCATCTACTGTGTGTTATTTTATTGTCTCGGTACGTGCTTAGTTCTCCTCAACTTCGCCGACATCGGCGACCATTCCTTTGACCACAAGAGCCTTGAGTGTATTTGGGAGCGCATGGCGACGTACCCTTATACCGTCATTTTCTCCGTCGTAATGGTGTGGATTCCGATCAGCGTGACGGGGTTGTCCTACATGTGCATGTACCGGCACGTGCGAGCTGTCCGTTTACGGGTACATAATGTCCGTGCAATCCACCCTGGACCAACAGAAACGACAACGAATCTGAAGCCTAGCTACAAActggcaaagacaatattcaTCATATACCTCGTGTTCTCCGTGTGCTGGATACCATATGCATTACTGATCGTACTGGACTCACGTGACTCGTTCCAGCACGAACTGCACGTGTGTATCGTGGTTTTCGCTCACCTCCACCCGTCCATCAACTGGCTCGTTTATTACGTCACTAACAGGAAGTTTCACAACGCTTTCATAGACATCCTTGGCCTCAACAAGTGTACATCTGTACAACATCAACCTACACTTTCGACGTCCAGACAGATACCGCAAGGCAGTGGTGACAACAGGAGAATGAACATTGCTGTGATAGGGTCCCGTAATCTGACGCCGAAATAG